tagatGCATATATATAGGCTGAATTAAAAGGATGGAATGAATGAGGGCCTGATGATGGCAGTGAGTTGAGGAAGGCATACTGCGATGCGGAGGAAAGGCCGCCCCTCGTGCGCAATGAAAATGGATGGAGAGGAAGAGAAGAAACGAACGAacgaactaaaaaaaaaaaaagttcaaagtaGGATGTGTAAGTGTGTATGAAAAGAAAATGGAGGATTGATGGTGGATAGTaaagatgatgataatgagAATGATTTAAATAGTACTAGTTACCTCAGAAATACTGTCCTCTTCACTCTCGGATGAGTCTGTCATAAAGCGTGGTGGAGGTTCCGAAAAGGTCTCGGTCTCAGACTTTGTGGGGCTAGAGTTCGAGGACTGGGGAGTAGACGACGTAATGTCGTGTACAACACTCGTTCTATCGTTATTCTGGCTATCCGAGGATGTTCCTTGTGCTACATTCTGCATTTTTACCTACTAAATTAATCATATGACACCAATATTATTGTTCTCGTGTTTAAATACACACATTgaacactttttttatttatatatatatatcgttAATATCCAAtttagactttttttttattattatactattCACAATTGCCGTCATTCACGTAAGCTAACACCCGCCATGTCTACTATGGCCGACTATGGCCGACCAGAGCCAGTTCCTAGTCTTTTCCCCAACCCAACCAACCAACCTACCCGGATACCCTCCGCAGTTGCTGCTGCTATTCGAAGGATGCAAACGTTAGGGGCCGCTTACAGCCGTGCTCATGCTCGCGATACTTGTTTGCTCACTCTAACTCTGTCGCTCGCCCTTTTTCTGTCTCTCACTTACCAAACCCTCTGTTACTTTCTCTATCTCGCTTTCAAGCACTATCATTTGCGGCCCAATCGCAAAAAGACCTGAAAATCCTACATATATACTCCTCTGTGTGCATTTCACAAAAATACAACACAGTCGCCATCTACTGCCGCCTAATTTAAATTCTCTCTctgagaaatttatttattacatttttatattttgtgtgcttgtataaattatactttcgacaatctttaattttatttacttatacttatattgttataaaatttttctattcattCTTTTGCTTTATGCTAATTATCAACATGACAATCCATTCTCATTGCTACATTATTCATACTGgtcaaatttaaatcaagtatacaattacaaattatattttgtttaatatgaattatcttttattgtattttatacttttttttaatgtaacattatgaaaaatagtgtaaagtttttataaggttttaaattacaaaaatggttcgatatttatttctacaacTGAACAAGGACGACGAAGATCAAATTTATGAAGAACGTCTGGATGAAGAACTCCCATTTTACCAATCACTTTACCATGTACGATTACATTTGCACAGTACTCAGAAAAATACGTaggatctaaaaaaaaatatttattacaatattccactcattttaataattactttatccagtcaataattataataaataaacaataccTTCAGTTGCTTCAAGATAATAACCATCATCGGTTTTGTTGACATTCCACGGAACTTCAAGCAGCGACATAATTCTATCAAGAAGTCCATGAATGACCTCCAAACCAGcagatttattataataaagagCACAAAGTCTTCTCTGATTTCTGGCTCCGCATTCCGCTTGAGGATCTCGCAGTACAACATCAGATATTTCATACAGTTTTAATGGCAGCGGCATATTCTTATTCGCTCCAATCGTTTTCAATAAACCTGGCAGCAAAGTAGTCCTCACTACTTGAAACTCGAGCGTCTTGGGATTCGAAATAGTAACCGCAGGTATTTGATCAAAACTCCAGCCCAATTTATCAGAAACATCTTCGCGTGAGCACAGTGCAAATGTTAGAGTTTCTGTGAATGCACATTGCGCTAATTCTTGACGCAAGTGATCGGTCAATTTATTCAGAGGAAATTTTTTCCCTACCGACAAAATTTTGGGAACTGTCTTCAAGATATTATTGTACCCCCAAGCGATAGCAATATCCTCATAAATATCTCGTGCATGAATAACGTCATGACGCGTTGGTGGTATTTCAACTGACAAAATGTTGCCGTTTTTAACTTCGCTTTTTAAGCACATTTTTGACAATAATTTGGCTACTTTCTGGGGTGTTTCTTTTATTCCTATAAAATTAACCGCGTCATCGCTATTTATTTCATTGGAACGGTATTGAAGTGTAGGTGAACGAACTACTTCTTTAGTttcttcataaattatttctactgGTTCAACCGTATATTTATCTTTACAGTATTGACTGAAGGCACTTACCAATATGTCGACTGCAATTTGACCCTAGGCAATCAGTTaacgtaataaattatttattattcaataaaatattcgattaaatcaattaaaaaataaaaataccttAGTCAAATCAGTATTAGTACATtcgataaaaatattcttggtatttaaagttattttagaGTGATCACTATTAATTATTGGTGGTAATGACAATACAACACCATTACTGTCATAAATAATTGGATAAACTGGACTATCCTTAATGATTGGTAAATACTGTTTCAATTGCGCATGATGCtataaattaacataaaataaataattatatcaagaaaataatccaaattgtaaataaaattaatataaacaaaactaACTGCGTATAAATCCATAATCTCTTCACCATTGTACTCTTTATCTTGATTAAGAGGCTTGAAACGAATATCCTTAGGAGGTTCAGCATTATAAACAAAGGGACCTTTGATAGTATCTAGATCGTGTGTGCCGATCGATACCAGCGACCGCTTTCTACCTAGATTTTGATGTAGTTTATCTTGAAGGTCTATAAAGCTGTCGTATGACTCCTTGGTTAATGTTATTCCTCGCAATATTGCGCCAACGACAAAAGGTCGTACGTTCATACACTGTTacaaatagtaataaattattttattactttaataaataattaacttctAATAGACATTTAagattatgaataatttatcgGTCGGCTTACCGCGCTTTTTACAGTTATTTTTTCAAGCTTGTTTTGAGATGTCGGGTAAATGAGCTTGTAACGTGGCTGAGGAATTctgagaataaataataaattagttatttgACAAATCGTATTAACTTAAACATAAGgataatattgaatgattATTTACTTTTCTAAAAATACTAATAGACCAGCAGTTAATCCTTCCAAACACAATAGATCATATCTATTGGCAGGTACGtctattttgtaaattatttcttcagatGCACCTTTACTGCTTTCTGTTCCTTGTTCTTTAGCAATTATCTGCTGTTCGGTAGTctttaaaagaaattgaattaaatattttattgaataatggaaaaaattatcatgtATTATAACTTACAACTTCATCAAGCTCCAATCCAAAATCAAAGCACAATTTTTGGAATTCATCatcagctaaaaaaaaatagttggtTATTTAATAACCAAAATACATTGATCTagttataataacaataaatatgtGTTAACGTACAATATGATTGACCAAGTGCTTTGAAGAGAGAATCACGTTTCACACTTACTGTCGGCATGATTTATTGGCTCCGGATTATCCTGAAATGATGTaacgaatttatttatttgataagaTACTAAttaatatgataataaaatgttgtttaagtgtattaatttatataaaaataattttaattgaaaatttaattataggtAATTATAAATACCGGAATATGGATTATGAATgttataaattaactttattgttgatgacgaaatattttttttcacgtaAATATATTCCGCTGCACATGtgaattatgattaaaaaccGCATTCATATCCATATGTCCAGTGTTTACAAGGAATACCACTCTGGCGGTTCATAAAAATGATATCTgcattattcaatatttaagtggTGGCACTAGTTGTTAATTcttaaaatgttttattatttgaaattaatataaattttgctGAGTGATGGTTAATTAACATATAAAGTTCTGTTAAATAAAAGCcaataatcattaaatttaaatgtacAATGACatcttatatttaaattaagcaaacaattataataaaccaacttaatattaataatt
This genomic interval from Cotesia glomerata isolate CgM1 linkage group LG1, MPM_Cglom_v2.3, whole genome shotgun sequence contains the following:
- the LOC123274965 gene encoding phenylalanine--tRNA ligase beta subunit, which translates into the protein MPTVSVKRDSLFKALGQSYSDDEFQKLCFDFGLELDEVTTEQQIIAKEQGTESSKGASEEIIYKIDVPANRYDLLCLEGLTAGLLVFLEKIPQPRYKLIYPTSQNKLEKITVKSACMNVRPFVVGAILRGITLTKESYDSFIDLQDKLHQNLGRKRSLVSIGTHDLDTIKGPFVYNAEPPKDIRFKPLNQDKEYNGEEIMDLYAHHAQLKQYLPIIKDSPVYPIIYDSNGVVLSLPPIINSDHSKITLNTKNIFIECTNTDLTKGQIAVDILVSAFSQYCKDKYTVEPVEIIYEETKEVVRSPTLQYRSNEINSDDAVNFIGIKETPQKVAKLLSKMCLKSEVKNGNILSVEIPPTRHDVIHARDIYEDIAIAWGYNNILKTVPKILSVGKKFPLNKLTDHLRQELAQCAFTETLTFALCSREDVSDKLGWSFDQIPAVTISNPKTLEFQVVRTTLLPGLLKTIGANKNMPLPLKLYEISDVVLRDPQAECGARNQRRLCALYYNKSAGLEVIHGLLDRIMSLLEVPWNVNKTDDGYYLEATEDPTYFSEYCANVIVHGKVIGKMGVLHPDVLHKFDLRRPCSVVEINIEPFL